The DNA region ACGCAACCAGCGCATGCCGTGCAGTCCCAGGGCGATGCAGAGCAGTCCCGCGGCGGCGGGGATCGCCACCAGCGGGGCGTTGAGCCGGGCGACGATGAACTCCTGGACGGCGCCCGGAACCCGCCGCATCGCCGTGCCCTCGCGGACCCTCGGTTCGCCGGTGATCGGGTCGATGTCGCCGTAGTCGAGCTCCTCCGAGAACGGCTGGTCCTGCCCGTAGAAGCGCTCGCGAGGACCGGCGACCTGTGGGTCGGGGAGGGACAGGTCGAAGCCCTTGAGCGTCAGGCTGCGGCGGACACCGGGGGGTGGCGCGACCCGCCGTCCGGCACCGGCGGTCCGGACGCTGGGCTGGGTGGTGGACGCCTCCGAGGGGGCGTCCTGCGGACCATCGCCGGCGGTGCCCTCACCATCGGCGGAGGCCGGGTCCCCGGTCGCGGTCCCGCTTCCCGGCTGCGTGGTGGTCTCGCCGGTCGCGCCGGTGGATCCGCCGTCGCTTCCGCCGGTCGACCCGTCGGTCGAGCCGCTGGTCGACCCGCCGCTGGTCGACCCGCCGGTCCCCTCGGTCGAGCCGCCGCCGGACGTCTCGCTGGGCTGCGTTGGCGGGGGCGGCGACTTGACCGCGGCAGCCACGGCGGGGCTCGTGACCGCGATGTGACCGCCGTTGCCGTCGGGGCGGACCGTCACGATCCGGTACTCGTACGTGCCCGGGCTCAGCCGCTCCGCGTACCGGTCCGCTCCCGGACCGACGCTGGCGATCTGCTGCCACGCCCCGCCGCTGATGCGGCGCTGGACGCGGTAGGCGGAGATGTCGGGTTCGGGGGCGCGTGTCCAGGTGACGGTGACATCCTGGCCGGACACGGACGTCTTGAGGTTGCTCACCGGCGACGGCGGCACCGAGATCCACACCTCGCGGCCGCCGAACTCCTTGCCGTCTACGACCGGGTGGAGGTGGTAGGTCCCGTTGGGCAGGCCGCTCGGGTTGAGGGTCTTTCCGGCCCAGTCGGACGTCGTCCATGCGGGGTTGTTCTTGCAGCCTTGACACTCAAGGCCCTCGACGAGCCGCACCTCACGGCCGCCGCTGCGCAGCCGGACGCCCACGGCTGTGACGCTGTCGGTGAGGTCGCGGTCGACGCGCACGGCCACAGCAGCCGGGCCGTCGATCTTCGTACCCGGCGAGGTGACGCTGGCCGTGACGGCGGCAGCAGCGGTCCCTGCGGTGACGAGCACCACGATCAGGGCCGTGGCGGCGGTGGCGGCCAGTCGTCTCACTTCAGCCGGTCCTCCCGATGTGTTCCGTACCAACGGCGCTGGCCTGCCACGGTGACACGGGCGCGCGCGGCGCGCCCACGGTGTTGTCGGCACCAGCCTACGGTTCCT from Actinomycetota bacterium includes:
- a CDS encoding fibronectin type III domain-containing protein, with the protein product MRRLAATAATALIVVLVTAGTAAAAVTASVTSPGTKIDGPAAVAVRVDRDLTDSVTAVGVRLRSGGREVRLVEGLECQGCKNNPAWTTSDWAGKTLNPSGLPNGTYHLHPVVDGKEFGGREVWISVPPSPVSNLKTSVSGQDVTVTWTRAPEPDISAYRVQRRISGGAWQQIASVGPGADRYAERLSPGTYEYRIVTVRPDGNGGHIAVTSPAVAAAVKSPPPPTQPSETSGGGSTEGTGGSTSGGSTSGSTDGSTGGSDGGSTGATGETTTQPGSGTATGDPASADGEGTAGDGPQDAPSEASTTQPSVRTAGAGRRVAPPPGVRRSLTLKGFDLSLPDPQVAGPRERFYGQDQPFSEELDYGDIDPITGEPRVREGTAMRRVPGAVQEFIVARLNAPLVAIPAAAGLLCIALGLHGMRWLRQG